A stretch of DNA from Anopheles ziemanni chromosome 3, idAnoZiCoDA_A2_x.2, whole genome shotgun sequence:
GAATTCAGGTTGATGGATTTGCATCTGAAGTGATGCCCGATGCCTCGGAGGCGAGCGATTTCTCGTCTCCGGCCGGGACATCGTTGCATGCCAATGCCGGGAACCGCCGGTACAGCGCAGCGCGATACTTTGGATGGCTGATGCCGTAAACGATCGGATTGTAGACTGCGTTGGCCTTCGCGAATACGGATCCCCAGATGGTGGCGAGCGGAGAGATGCTGGCCGTCTTAAACACGCCCGTATAGTTGATAATGGTATACGGAGTCCACGCCATAAACCACAGGGAGATGGTTACGAGGGCAATTTTTGCCAGTTTCATTTCAGCACTTTTACCATCATCGGATGAGCGAAGCGATTGTACATTCATGCGCTTGGCCTGCTCTCTCATGTTTTTCTCATGGGCCGAGACCGCCTGTCGTAAGGAGAGAAATATGCAGATAAAATCAGTGTCTATGAACCAGGAGTAGTTGAATCGGAAATAGCAAAGGGTTTACCTTAATAATGTAAACATACGCATAGATGATGGTGAACAGTGGTATATAATAAACGAAGAAGGAGTATGCCAAAATGTAGGACTTATGGAACCAATCTTCGGTTAGGTAATCGGTACCACAGGCTGTCATGTTTCCCTCGGGCACGTACCGGTTCCAGCCCAACATCGGAAGGATACCCCAAAATACACCGATCAGCCAGCAAACCAGGATACGCAGTATTGCTCCAGTGTTGGTAAGCGGTTTTCCTGACAGACCCTTCACGATCACATTGTACCGGTCTAGCgcgatcatcgtcatcgtccaaATGGAGCAACATCCGAAGAGCGAACCGGTGAAAGCGTACAGATCGCACATCAGTACTCCCAGGGACCACGTCTCAAACCAGCAATTGTACACCATGGTGAATGCGTTCGTGCCCATCATCAGGAAGTCCGACATGGCCAAATTGACAACGAACAGATTCGATGGAGTGCGCAGCGATTTAGCCGTGGAGAATATGTAGATTACCATACCGTTGCCGATGATCGAGATCACACCGAGCACAAAGATTACAAATCCGATGATCGAGTGCCACAACGGGTTCATTGGTGGAAACTGGTACCAGTGGGGATCGACCAGATGCAGAATCTCCGGAGGTACTTTATCCACGACGGTCAGATTGGAGATCGGCTGCCCCCAAAGGCCGGGCTGCTGCATAGGGCCATAGTAAGGCATCCTGCCGGTGGTCACTGTCCGTGTTACTTGGTACTACTTGAAAAACTAGCGATCCTGTTAGATAGTAGATATCCTTGTTTAATCCAGCTCGCTCTTTTTGAAGAGTATCCAAACGATATACCGGACACACACAAATTGTTACTCAGTGCTGCCTGCTGAGAACTGCTTTCACTGAAGTCACGTCTCTGACTTGGCTTGACCACAGAAGTGCTCCAGATATTTATTGTATACCAAATTACTAATCGAATTAACTGTGACTTCGAAGCTTGCATAAATGTACTTTTTGTTCTGCAGGTTAATGTTACGAGAGCACTACGTTGTCGAAGTCCCCGTTAACGGTCGTCTTTTTCCGGTATTGGAGATGGGGGGCTCATGCGAGCAGGAAATGTATTGCTGCCAGTGCAGTAGGGAGCATTGCCACTGGACTACGCCACGGGTTTCAAGTTTCATCCCGATATATAAACGTGCGGATCGGGTTACTGGGTGTGTCACATGGCTGCGCTGTAACGGGAAGTGATAGTTTTGCTTTCGCTAATGAGCT
This window harbors:
- the LOC131289403 gene encoding rhodopsin-like; protein product: MPYYGPMQQPGLWGQPISNLTVVDKVPPEILHLVDPHWYQFPPMNPLWHSIIGFVIFVLGVISIIGNGMVIYIFSTAKSLRTPSNLFVVNLAMSDFLMMGTNAFTMVYNCWFETWSLGVLMCDLYAFTGSLFGCCSIWTMTMIALDRYNVIVKGLSGKPLTNTGAILRILVCWLIGVFWGILPMLGWNRYVPEGNMTACGTDYLTEDWFHKSYILAYSFFVYYIPLFTIIYAYVYIIKAVSAHEKNMREQAKRMNVQSLRSSDDGKSAEMKLAKIALVTISLWFMAWTPYTIINYTGVFKTASISPLATIWGSVFAKANAVYNPIVYGISHPKYRAALYRRFPALACNDVPAGDEKSLASEASGITSDANPST